The window CTTGGTCTTCTTGatgattggccgagaccatgaataactttgatttacacataTGGTTTGATTgtcatttttcattgcaagagtagcatagacccttctttctcttttcatccattgaggccgggtctaattgcttaacatggccttAGTTTGCacttgaagaggacccatatgatgaattcttgaagtcggtattggtgctcggccggCTGTGTTAATATTGAATGACGTGGGAAGCAACGgtgcttcagcgctgtacaagttcCCACttctcattaaggaccgatacgttgcttcttggactttagccatggccatggcttcgtttAGAGAATCAgggaatcgcaacctgatgcagtttGCAATTTCCTCTCTTAGACCAAacaagtagcaatctatgacgTATTCTCTTGGCATGttgtagagtttttgagagatcgacatgtatcgcagattatattcttgaaccgacccaacctgtttcaaattcatcagctgtctcattggtgtgTCGTGTATAGACGACACAAATTGAGTTataaggtctctcttgaacacgtcccaagataaggcctccatatggttgcgatttTTGAGGTAAGAcccataccacattcttgcttcgcaaAAAAAGTGAATGGTGCACTTTCTAGTTTCGTGGCATCCCTAGTTTTGTCCACCCTGAAGAATTGTTCAGCGGATATTAGTCAGCCCTcaacatccgacccatcaaaccgaggaaaatcgaccttggttgccgagtgggaggaacatagtgttggtcgtggttctggccagggtgctgGGGCCTAAATGGGGAAGGACCGTGACAAGAATTATCATCGTAGGGTCTGTGGAGGGGTTCTTGCATATTTCCAAATGCCCCGCTCTGAAAGGCTGTCATTCGTTCTTTAGCCGCATCCAATCTTCGGTCTATAGCAGCTTGCATCGCAGCTGTTTGTTTGGACAAATTTTCAATAAGGGCCCTGAGCGTATCCATTTCTGACTGCTGCCGAGTTTCTACCATTCCGAGAATCGACTAGCTCTGATACAAATATGTTAAACTTGAAATAATAACTTAGATTTCCGAGTTCTTGGTTCAAGAAACGTGTTCTTGATTGATGGGACCGAGTATGGAATCCTTTACTCAAGCACAGTGGATATAAagtgagaagagaattcgaggttaaggagagaaaaaccaaaggtgagaagagaaatactactagaatacacctagtagtccaagataggggtccaagaccgagagaataacttagagtaacaactttcacaagcttcaattcatagcccaaaAAGTGGGTGGACATCAGCATTTATAGCgactgaattacccaagagtagtcggttacaaacttgttacaacaactttcaaaataacagaattcggtttgagagaaatataagagaagggaaacaaaatagaattattaaacaaaaaacataaagCTGGCCCAAGTGTTCCATGGGACCGAGGAGGGTGCACTTTCTTATTCGTGGATCGTAACAGTTTCTCAACTACTTCTCTCCCCAAACTTCATGGAATGGAATCATCCTAAGGTATGTTCTCTCTTCCCACCTTtcttataacaatttattttggaaattaCAATTGTAGGACCTGaagttaatgataaaaaaattatagagagAATCGGGACTTAAGATGAACAAATCAACATATAACTTTATCTCGAATTAGTGGAGAAGCATATTTGACTAGAAATCATTCTCGAAGCACATGATCCATTATAAGTTTAAAATCTTTGTCTAGCTAATCTTGTTGGGAGCATTTCAActtataatcaaattttgatTCCCACAAATATGTGAACTCTATAATGAAGCGAAGAATCAACATCACATACATTATTACATTGTCTATTTGCAAAAtctattttgtttgaattaccATGGTCCTTAATCTTTCcttaaaatcttgaattttcaaCTTGATCTAAAAACATTTTTGGAGTTTCCCATCAAGACAACTtgattgtttttgttattttcaatCCTGTTCTTACATAGATTTAGAAAGAGCAAAAATATTATATGGGAATAGCACTAGATCCCCATAAATTTCAATTTGCAAAATTTTGTCATATTCTTCAATAGAGGTTTGAAACATTGTccatctaataaaaaataaattttatttctctttttggaataagaaagaaaaaccaagcaaaatattttttatattttgcgaTAGAAATTGTAATGTGTAATAAAAGATCAGATATTATCCACATTGAAATTGAAACTCATCATGCATCCCATACTTACTCATCGGGAGCTTTGACTATGAAaatagttttttgttttttaaaataccaacaaaaaaaaacatgaatctCGATGGTTCTTCtagatttcattttttaaaattaaattcatctatgattaaataaatgtaaCTCTAGTGTTGAAGCATGCTTAATTCTTGAATAATCTCAAACTTAATTTCAAAGTTAAACATTCTAaaaattgatgaaaattatcaattatttttttttgtgtaatgACATGACATCaccatttataaataaaaagaaaatattgttgGAACTTTAAAAGATGTAtgttttctattaaatatagtTGGTAAATAGTCAAATTGGCTACATcaattaagattatatataatatatatattattattttttaaaatttattatttcaaactctttattattaaagttatataaaacaatattttattttaacggtTTCAAACtcaattaacttattattaatgcgacatttataaataaataaaaaatattggtaTAATTAATTGAACTACtacattttaacaaatttaggattttaattatcgagttttaaaaatttgttagtGAAAACTCTAAATTCGTTAAAATTCGATAATTCAGTTagttacataaatatttaatttatttataaatgatacgtaaataataagttaaccgTGTTTAAAAACGTTAAcagaaaacttattttttataaatttaaccatacaaaatttaaaattttaagaattttatgtCCCAAAATATGAATTCATCGTAACACGGAGTCCAGTTTGACAAttgtacattttttaaaaaaaaacttaatgtttttattattattaattttttttaaaatattattttcctaaaaaaacaaaataaataaataatgaatacgTAAGCAAATGGAGATGgagaaaatcaatttttcacCATGAGTGATGAGTCGTTTCAAATTCTCACTCCACACCCGACACTTTCTGACCAAGACCGTGCGACGTCGCCGAGGAGGGAATCGAGTGAACCCAGAAAATCAAAATGAAGTGGTCGACGACGGCGCCGGCAAGTCCTTGGCCTGCCCGGCTACGCAGTTACCTTCGTGACAGTGGCCTGGGAATATCTTCCATGGCCTACGTAGGCGTTGACTACCTTCGCATCTTGTCGCCGAATTGGCACGCAAGACTTCAACCGGTTCTCTGGACGGTTCTCGCATTAGCAGCTGTTTCTCGTATCCCTTACTACAAGCACTGGCCTGCTGAACTTCGATCCGCACTTCCTTTTGTTGCCTCCATGTTGTTTCTGCTTTCCACTCTCCTCTTCGAAGCTCTCTCCGTTCGTTTCGTTACTGCCGTTCTCGGCCTCAATTGGCACCGGTAATGCTTTCTTCACTTATCGTTTTACTTGCAGCTGTATCTCATAAGTGGTCTTATTGATAGTAGTGCTGAACTATTTCCCTTTCTGGGAATTAGATCTTTGAATCGATTTTGTATTCAGGGAGATTTTCTGGTAATATATTAGATTTTGAGTTGGTAATCTGTATTCTGGAGCTAGTTTGTAATTGTAGCCTGTGATAATGACGTTCTTTGAGATGGGTTGTTGCTTTTCGATGTTACTTGTTTGTCTTGGAGATTTTTGTCTTTTGTTCACTATTGTAAGGATAAATACAGTTGACAAATTTACAAGGGTCTTTCCTAATTGATTCTGATCCCTACTTTTGGAAGATGAATAAAAGAGGCATAGACATTGATTAATAGCTTATGCAGTTTTTAGTAAAAGAAGCAATGAATTTgggttgaaaattttgtttgttaTGAAAGATTGTAGTTTGAGAAACCTTAGAATTGGGAAATGGCTTATGTGTTGATTGTGCAGGCATTAGTCCATACATCCATTTTCTTGTTAATGAAAGTTCAAAGTATATTTCTTAGCATAAAAGAGTTCAAGGCATATTAATGTGTTTTGATGTTTACTATATTCATGAACTGGGGATAATAATAGGTTAAACAATTATTAGACCATTTTTGGAAAACATTGCCTAAAATGTAGTAGGCAAATTGTTAAATGTTGGtcatatttttgaagaaaataattaattggctTATTGATGTGGACAGCAACACTTCGCCTCTTCCAGATACTGGACAATGGTTACTGCTTGCATTAAATGAGAAGCTTCCTCAAACTGTTGTGGAGATCTTACGTGCACGAATTATTGGATTGCACCACTTCCTGATGCTATTTGTGATGCTGGCATTTTCTGTATTATTTGACTCTGTAAAAGCTCCTGGTCTTGGGTTAGGGGCACGATACATGTTCACTATGGCTATTGGTCGCTTACTTCGTGCCATAAGCTTTCTCTCCACAATACTTCCGTCAGCCAGGCCTTGGTGTGCATCGGCCCGGTTTAAAATTCCTGCTCATCCTCATCGATGGGCTCAGAAATATTATGTTCCTTATGCTTCAGATTCCAATGCTATCAAACAGCTTATTAATCTTGATATGGCCTATGGTATGTTGTTCTATTATCAACGAATGaattgacaatttttttttcttgagaacGTTGGGTTCCACTTCTCTTTGGAGTGCAACTAATACTTGTGGGTTAAGTGGATAGcctgcaaacacacttaaccaattaactagGCAAGCGAAACTTGCTGCCttacgggctcgaacccaagaccaGCTGAGAATATTCACCTTTTTTTGTCGCTAGGCTAGAACAGGGGATATAATAAGCTTGTTTTATTGTCTCTTGTAAATGATCTTGTAAATGAAGCTTTTGTTCATAGCCATTTTATAGCTTAATTAACACTGAAACATGGTCCCCTCCTTTTAATAGGTGGATACATGTTTGGATTAGTTTTTGGAGAACTTTTGTTTCTCTCTTTGTAAACAATATAGTTAGTTATACCGGAAGCATAAGTCTCTCCAACTTTGGAAGGAAGGATTTTTTATCTCCTATATCCCATCCAGATAATGTATAACATAGTTTTCAAATGGAaaattaaggccttgtttgatatggGATTATTTGAGTAACAAGGTAGTTATCTTAAAATATTCTCTTTAGATGAAGGTtatgaaaaataagtttatttggggttaataaaaatatattaggcTATagatacaaaatgaaaaaagagtatattttacaaaaataaatagtattttgatTCTTTAGTTGATGACTTGATTGATGAGTAACTTATTGATGGGATATtgagttatttggaaataatccaCATCGAAGACATAATAGTGACTTATTTGGAATTCAATTGATACTAGACAATTAACTATTATGTTTTCATCATGTGTATCTTGAATTCAATGTATATATGTCCTCATTAAATGcttcaacatattttttatatactttcTTGTTCTTAATTAGTTTTCATTAAATAGTAAAAAGTGGTTTTCCCACCCCTTTAGTTAAAGACCTTTTATTTACCTCTTTTGGGATGTGAAAAATCTCTCAGAACATGGAGTGAGTCAAATTCATGTTTGAATTAAAATCGTGTTATTTGTTCTGTTTTTCCTCAAATCTTTGTTTGTATTAATCTTTCCTTCATGATTATGCTAAACAGATACAGTTAGGGAATACACGGATGATAAACGGCCTGATTGGGGATCCATGAGTTTTTTAATCAACTTCCTGCGCCCCACAGTTTATGATGGATCATGGTACTCCCTCCTTAAAAAAGCCGGAGGCGGCTGCAATGATCTCTTGTATAGTGGTCATGTGCTTGTTGCAGTACTCACTGCAATGGCTTGGACGGTATGTGCTGTATTGCGATGcatgattttgttgtttgaACGGTTTGAGTTAATGGATAAAGTGTAGAAAGAATATACTTTATTATCGTGAGCCATAAGGTGGCAGTTTGTCGATTTTTTAGTTTAGGAAGCTAACACGACTCTCC is drawn from Impatiens glandulifera chromosome 3, dImpGla2.1, whole genome shotgun sequence and contains these coding sequences:
- the LOC124932155 gene encoding protein PHLOEM UNLOADING MODULATOR codes for the protein MKWSTTAPASPWPARLRSYLRDSGLGISSMAYVGVDYLRILSPNWHARLQPVLWTVLALAAVSRIPYYKHWPAELRSALPFVASMLFLLSTLLFEALSVRFVTAVLGLNWHRNTSPLPDTGQWLLLALNEKLPQTVVEILRARIIGLHHFLMLFVMLAFSVLFDSVKAPGLGLGARYMFTMAIGRLLRAISFLSTILPSARPWCASARFKIPAHPHRWAQKYYVPYASDSNAIKQLINLDMAYDTVREYTDDKRPDWGSMSFLINFLRPTVYDGSWYSLLKKAGGGCNDLLYSGHVLVAVLTAMAWTEAYGGFSSAALWLLVMHSIQREIRERHHYSVDCVVALYVGILLWKMTSFIYWPVKNTAKEARLDKLDKIQGRLLQAAKDYDIDEVRELLKEVELGSGNESQTGIGKKSKGMWLFSVGTIFFALVIVLLAFTLTSDG